The following proteins are encoded in a genomic region of Arcobacter cloacae:
- a CDS encoding NUDIX hydrolase translates to MNNTSLENIGCFTTVLDPYNGITIDEKYLPNTKEEFEVSLDILIKSVESRRNLIWIYIDIKKSDFIPIAVNRGFIFHSCDENYILVVKRLKEDAIIPTAANHTLGVGAVVINENNELLVIKEKHFHIGYKLPGGHIDNCEMISTALEREVLEETGIEVEFESIISLGHFYPHQFHKSNLYILCTATPKTYEINIQDTQEITDAKWVDVNEYLVDIDVLDYSKAIVLAALEYKGFIKVNQEVLSHIKKDFELFFPRESKKLV, encoded by the coding sequence ATGAATAATACAAGTTTAGAAAATATAGGTTGTTTTACAACAGTTTTAGATCCATATAATGGTATAACAATTGACGAAAAATATCTACCAAATACAAAAGAAGAGTTTGAAGTAAGTCTTGATATTTTAATAAAAAGTGTAGAAAGTAGAAGAAATTTAATTTGGATTTATATAGATATAAAAAAATCTGATTTTATACCAATAGCTGTAAATAGAGGATTTATTTTTCATTCTTGTGATGAAAATTATATATTAGTTGTTAAAAGACTAAAAGAAGATGCCATAATTCCTACAGCTGCGAATCATACTTTGGGAGTGGGTGCTGTTGTAATAAATGAAAACAATGAACTTTTAGTTATAAAAGAGAAACATTTTCATATTGGATATAAACTTCCAGGAGGTCATATTGATAATTGTGAAATGATTTCAACAGCACTTGAAAGGGAAGTTTTAGAAGAAACTGGAATAGAAGTAGAATTTGAATCTATTATTTCGTTAGGACATTTTTATCCCCATCAATTTCATAAATCAAATTTATATATTTTATGTACAGCAACTCCTAAAACTTATGAAATAAATATTCAAGATACACAAGAGATAACAGATGCTAAATGGGTTGATGTAAATGAGTATTTAGTTGATATTGATGTTTTAGATTATTCAAAAGCTATTGTTTTAGCTGCACTTGAATATAAAGGATTTATAAAAGTAAATCAAGAAGTTTTAAGTCATATTAAAAAAGATTTTGAGTTGTTTTTCCCAAGAGAAAGTAAGAAACTTGTATAA
- a CDS encoding AraC family transcriptional regulator — MKKSTYEKRAKIANDVMNYIYKYIDTNINIDELSLQLNISKFHLHRIFKEEFGKNIYESIKAIRLEKAANLLITNKYSTITDISKMTGYSSQTSFLRAFKERFLMTPKEWKNGGYKEYSNKIVEKISTNNETIDFSKIEPSIVKMPEIKAYYIRHKGYDRTIKKSWQKLQTWIYTNDIKEYKQMALHHDNPIITPLEECQYIAIVVLEKEEEQLKDLSLPTLIIPKGIYAKFSLSGKYGDVIKLIQWVYHTWLIQSGYETTTNPSYTMYHKNHFLVEEDEFILDFYLPIKYV, encoded by the coding sequence ATGAAAAAATCAACTTATGAAAAACGAGCAAAAATTGCAAATGATGTAATGAACTATATTTATAAATATATTGATACAAATATAAATATAGATGAGTTGAGTTTACAATTAAATATTAGTAAATTTCATCTTCATAGAATTTTTAAAGAAGAGTTTGGAAAAAATATTTATGAGAGTATAAAAGCAATTAGACTTGAAAAAGCTGCAAATTTATTAATAACAAATAAATATTCAACTATTACAGATATATCAAAAATGACAGGATATAGTTCTCAAACCTCTTTTTTACGTGCATTTAAAGAGAGATTTTTGATGACTCCAAAAGAGTGGAAAAATGGAGGTTATAAAGAGTATTCAAATAAAATAGTTGAAAAAATCTCTACAAACAATGAAACAATAGATTTTTCTAAAATTGAACCAAGTATAGTTAAAATGCCAGAAATAAAAGCTTATTACATAAGACACAAAGGTTATGATAGAACTATTAAAAAAAGTTGGCAAAAACTTCAAACTTGGATTTATACAAATGATATAAAAGAGTACAAACAAATGGCATTACATCATGATAATCCAATTATTACTCCACTTGAAGAGTGTCAATATATTGCAATAGTAGTTTTAGAAAAGGAAGAAGAACAATTAAAAGATTTATCACTTCCTACTTTGATAATTCCAAAAGGAATTTATGCAAAATTCTCTTTAAGTGGAAAATATGGAGATGTCATAAAACTTATTCAATGGGTTTATCACACTTGGTTAATACAAAGTGGCTATGAAACTACAACTAATCCTTCATATACTATGTATCATAAGAATCATTTTTTAGTTGAAGAAGATGAGTTTATTTTAGATTTTTATTTACCAATAAAATATGTTTAG